From the Lepisosteus oculatus isolate fLepOcu1 chromosome 1, fLepOcu1.hap2, whole genome shotgun sequence genome, one window contains:
- the LOC107077170 gene encoding uncharacterized protein, protein MKALIFMLCLVMSSGRPVIHNGRVIGSISAEMMLRQGYGNVMNTPQIQAGNVKPFDTTAGFPSVLPMQVEGQMPQPPLTPQQVMNMDPMYGNFQLISFMPQVPIVSDQQTQGGFTYLPAIQLISPLSNTDVQPPMYTIMIQQAQTAGSASSEEPQLQPIVYSGILIPVITGGINRGITKNEGGGATEEDIPTPRGILPTPENREPTDGRGDQGTDPAHQGSSPTTAMPELPGGTGAVPESPHPSAKRRKPAGVHRGGGAGEVTPCEATPATLRKTPSTRPGDGAVFVEPTATAETLPRGFSRLSPTTAAAVTAQGAAGIPRGDVV, encoded by the exons ATGAAAGCTCTGATTTTCATGCTCTGCCTTGTGATGAGTTCAGGAAGACCT GTGATTCACAATGGAAGAGTTATAGGAAGCATCAGTGCTGAG ATGATGCTTCGACAAGGCTATGGTAATGTTATGAATACACCCCAG ATCCAGGCAGGGAATGTTAAACCTTTCGACACGACTGCTGGCTTCCCCTCAGTTCTTCCGATGCAAGTCGAGGGTCAGATGCCCCAGCCGCCTCTCACACCACAGCAA GTTATGAATATGGATCCCATGTATGGAAATTTCCAATTGATATCATTTATGCCTCAGGTTCCAATAGTGTCAGATCAACAGACTCAG GGTGGATTCACATACCTTCCAGCGATACAACTTATAAGTCCTCTCTCCAACACTGATGTTCAGCCACCA atGTACACAATCATGATTCAGCAGGCACAAACA GCTGGGTCAGCAAGTTCTGAAGAACCCCAGCTTCAACCA ATTGTATACAGCGGAATTTTAATCCCAGTAATTACTGGAGGAATTAACAGAGGCATCACAAAGAACGAGGGCGGCGGAGCAACGGAGGAAGACATCCCTACTCCTAGGGGTATTTTGCCAACCCCAGAAAACCGTGAACCTACGGACGGTAGAGGGGACCAAGGCACAGATCCTGCCCACCAGGGGAGTAGCCCAACCACTGCAATGCCTGAACTCCCGGGGGGAACCGGCGCAGTCCCTGAAAGTCCTCACCCGTCGGCTAAGAGAAGAAAGCCAGCCGGCGTCCACAGGGGCGGTGGCGCGGGCGAGGTGACTCCGTGCGAAGCGACACCGGCGACCTTAAGGAAGACGCCGTCGACGAGACCGGGCGACGGGGCCGTGTTTGTGGAGCCGACAGCGACAGCCGAAACCCTTCCTCGGGGCTTCTCGCGTCTGTCTCCGACCACGGCGGCCGCAGTGACCGCTCAGGGAGCCGCAGGGATACCCCGAGGCGACGTCGTCTAA